The DNA segment ACCGGATAGTCAACCATAGCTCTCTTGGTGATGCTGTCGCAGACAGTGGATTTGATGATTTTAACGGTAAAACAATAATCGAGATTAAGCCAATACTCCAGACAAATACGATTCTACAAATTCTACATCATTTTCGGAGAAATTCTCTAAAAATTGATAATACGTTCGCTTTTGAAAATCTGCTAGTTATATCATCAAGAAAAATTTCATTAAACGCGAAAATTTTAGCGGAACAAATAATAAAAACACATGATTTATCAGGTGTTAATATAACATTTTGGGGTCCAGACGAGCTTAATAAAATTATAGCAAAACATAAAAAAGAAGCTACAAATATTGCAAACAATCTTTTTACAAAAAGACTAGAAAATGCTTTAAGCGTGGAAACCAAAGATTGGAAAATTGAAAGAGATGAGAGATTAAATGTTTTAAAAGACATTTATTCAAAGGGACAGTTTTCATTATTTTTAGGAGCTGGTGTATCTGCCAGTGCAGGTATGGCAGATTGGAATACTTTATTAAACTCACTTTTTGTTACATATCTAACCAACGAATTTAGTGATGATAAAAAAATTATAGAAAAAGATATCACTGAAATAGTTTCAAGATTAAATAATTTGGACGAAACATCTGCCATAATGGCGGCAAGATATTTACGCAAGGCATTGGTAAAGAACACGAAAGAGGAGACTCACTTTCTAAATGCAATTACAGAAAATCTTTATAGTTTGCGGGACAAAATTCAGCCAATCGACTCCACCTTACTTCATTCTATCACCAATTTATGTATGCCTATGCGAACAGGTGCTAAAGTTCGTTCCGTAATCACGTACAATTTTGATGATCTTTTAGAGAGAATTCTAGAATTAAAAAACATCAAACATCATAGCGTTTACATCGACAATGATTTTTGCGATCCTGAAGATTTACCAGTATATCATGTTCATGGATTTTTGCCAGAAAATAGAAAAAAATATACAGCTCTGCAAAAGAGCACATTAGTATTCTCAGAAGAAGGTTATCATCTAATTTATTCGGATTCATATCATTGGTCTAATTTAGTGCAGTTAAGTAATTTACGAGACAGTAATTGTTTAATGATAGGCCTATCAATGACTGATCCGAATTTGAGACGATTACTCGATATATCTGCACGCAATCTTGACAAGCCGCGGCATTTTGCACTTATGAAACGTATTTCACATTCAAAATTTTGTTATCAAAAGGACAAGCAAAAGAATCCTGATTTGCAAATTGTAAGTAACTTAAAAGCCGCGAGCAACTTTTTGGAAGTCCATCATAAACTTAATGAAGATTTAATGCGGGAACTAGGTGTTACTATAATTTGGTATGAAAATTATGAAGACATACCTCTCTTACTAGATAAGTTGAATATATAATTACTTTAATTAAAGTCAAAACTTCGGTGAACTTTAAAAGGGTACTAACTCAGCCTAAGTTAAATAGCCTGACAAGACTTCGATCGGGAGTACCACTTGTGCATCCATCCTTATGGAGTTGTCGTAAAAAAGTTACGACAGTTACAAGTAGATTAATAAACTACTTTTTTGGGAATATTATGATTAATTGTTTTCTCGTGTTTCCCATCACTTTAGTACATAAGTACACTTATCCGTACCAAGTTAACATAGTTGGGTTACAAATTTTTAATATTGTCAACATACCATATAAGCAGACTTGCGTATCAAATTGTACAGTCGTGCGGTAATAACCACAAAATGAAACTTTTCAATTTCTCATTGCTACTGCCTCAGGTTTTCTCTACGACAGGTGTTAAATTTCTACAAGTGCAACACCCCAACTAAACGCAATTTACTAAGT comes from the Flavobacterium ardleyense genome and includes:
- a CDS encoding SIR2 family protein, with amino-acid sequence MVIDDILVNNKDYFSFETFVISLLKLHIESQNKSYRIVNHSSLGDAVADSGFDDFNGKTIIEIKPILQTNTILQILHHFRRNSLKIDNTFAFENLLVISSRKISLNAKILAEQIIKTHDLSGVNITFWGPDELNKIIAKHKKEATNIANNLFTKRLENALSVETKDWKIERDERLNVLKDIYSKGQFSLFLGAGVSASAGMADWNTLLNSLFVTYLTNEFSDDKKIIEKDITEIVSRLNNLDETSAIMAARYLRKALVKNTKEETHFLNAITENLYSLRDKIQPIDSTLLHSITNLCMPMRTGAKVRSVITYNFDDLLERILELKNIKHHSVYIDNDFCDPEDLPVYHVHGFLPENRKKYTALQKSTLVFSEEGYHLIYSDSYHWSNLVQLSNLRDSNCLMIGLSMTDPNLRRLLDISARNLDKPRHFALMKRISHSKFCYQKDKQKNPDLQIVSNLKAASNFLEVHHKLNEDLMRELGVTIIWYENYEDIPLLLDKLNI